In a genomic window of Candidatus Syntrophosphaera sp.:
- a CDS encoding T9SS type A sorting domain-containing protein → AWPNPLRPGETALVKTTVAPGETGCLTVFNLRGQTIARHTLGPGTQQTSLESQGLPAGIYLYQFQTGTCREVKKLVLLK, encoded by the coding sequence GCCTGGCCCAATCCCCTCCGCCCCGGTGAAACGGCCCTGGTCAAAACAACCGTCGCGCCAGGTGAAACGGGATGCCTCACGGTCTTCAACCTCCGCGGCCAGACGATCGCCCGCCACACCCTCGGCCCCGGGACCCAGCAGACCAGCCTGGAAAGCCAGGGGCTCCCCGCCGGGATCTATCTCTATCAATTCCAGACCGGAACCTGCCGGGAGGTGAAAAAACTGGTCCTGCTCAAATAG